The bacterium nucleotide sequence GTGTATTGTATGCCGCACGATGGCGTTCAGTTTATGCCGCGTGAGGAATTGCTGACTTACGACGAACTCGAACGTATCATCGGTGTTTTTGTAAATCTGGGCATTGAAAAAATTCGCATCACCGGCGGTGAACCCACGGTTCGCAAAGATATCGTCGAATTGGTACGGCGTATCGGGAGTTTGCCGTTACGTTCGTACGCGATGACAACCAACGGTTATTTGTTGGACGAACTGGCCGAACCATTGCGCGCTGCGGGATTACAGCGCCTCAATATCAGTTTGGATACGATGCACCGCGATCGTTTTCAAAAAATGGCACGATTTGACGGATATGAAAAAACGTGGCGCGGTATCCGGAAGGCTGCGGATTTGGGGTTTGCACCGATCAAACTGAATATGGTGGTCTTGCGCGGGATCAATGATGATGAAATTTTTGATTTCGTGGAACTTGCTCGGGAACGCTCATGGCACGTGCGTTTTATCGAATACATGCCTTCTTCGGGTGATCTCGGTAACACGTTTGATGCATCGCAC carries:
- the moaA gene encoding GTP 3',8-cyclase MoaA, translating into MPLIDGFGRSIDYLRVSVTDRCNFRCVYCMPHDGVQFMPREELLTYDELERIIGVFVNLGIEKIRITGGEPTVRKDIVELVRRIGSLPLRSYAMTTNGYLLDELAEPLRAAGLQRLNISLDTMHRDRFQKMARFDGYEKTWRGIRKAADLGFAPIKLNMVVLRGINDDEIFDFVELARERSWHVRFIEYMPSSGDLGNTFDASHIIRTDELKRIVSLKYALIPITEAVQSGPAKMHAIEGFAGKIGFIDPYAEHFCAACNRIRLTALGKLKWCLFSNEGLDIKSFIRSGKSDAELEAWIRERIVRDKPEHHPIAISDMIRANTVFSQVGG